The nucleotide sequence AATAGGTCATTCAATAAGTTTTGGACAATCAGATAGTTTAACTGTTATTTCCAACTCATCATCAATAAGTGATGCTCTTGCAACAAGAATAGCTAATGATGTTAATGGAAATAATGGTGAAAATAAAATTTCAAAAGCCTTAGAAACCTGTGAAAATTATAAAGAATACTTTGATGGTGTTTTAATAATTTCAGGAAAATATATTGGAACAATAGGTAAATTACCAAAAATTATTGAAAGCAAAGAATTTAAAGTAGATATTTAAAAAAAACTACTTTATAGAAACAAAAATTAGAATTTGTTTAATTCTTTTTCAGAACGAACAACCAAATCAGATAAAGAATTGTAAACATTTGCTGGAATTGAACTTTCATCTTTTTCTGCAATTAACTGGGAAATAATCTTACAAAGAATAAATATCGCATGTTTATGTTCAGCTTTGGTTTTATGAATATGATGTGGACTAATCCTAAGTCCTATGTATTCACTACAATCGTTTTTAATTTGATCATTTTCTGCTAAATATTTAAGAACATAAA is from Methanobrevibacter oralis and encodes:
- a CDS encoding UPF0058 family protein, translating into MYKDEMIQLHQFLVYVLKYLAENDQIKNDCSEYIGLRISPHHIHKTKAEHKHAIFILCKIISQLIAEKDESSIPANVYNSLSDLVVRSEKELNKF